In Devosia sp. 1566, a single genomic region encodes these proteins:
- a CDS encoding ABC transporter permease, with product MTLVNATGVPVSPALPTQPSRVRLTLRYLRRNKGLALGAAILLALALFTIIGLILIDPKKAYPLSAALKQPPSLKYPFGTDFFGRDLLAAMVVGTWQTAFIGLLAGGIGTLVGVVLGFTAAYFGGWIDGTVRTICQILTPIPVLLIQVVAAGSLDKRDVTIVTMAIIVAMLAWMGPTLVIRAQVLTMKERQFVAVAKLSGVSDMGIIFKEILPNLLPFIAAAFVGQVFAAVFASFYLAVLGLGPLREPLLGNIIWAAQSQGAFFNGWWWWPLEPAFAMILILGALALVNMGLDELANPRVRRTE from the coding sequence ATGACCCTCGTCAATGCTACGGGCGTGCCGGTGAGCCCCGCCCTGCCGACCCAGCCCTCCCGCGTGCGGCTGACGCTCCGTTATCTGCGGCGCAACAAGGGGCTGGCGCTCGGCGCCGCCATCCTCCTCGCGCTGGCCCTTTTCACTATTATCGGGCTCATCCTCATCGATCCCAAAAAGGCCTATCCGCTGTCGGCCGCGCTCAAGCAGCCCCCCAGCCTCAAATATCCCTTCGGGACCGATTTCTTTGGCCGCGATCTCTTGGCGGCCATGGTGGTGGGCACCTGGCAGACCGCCTTTATCGGCCTTCTCGCCGGCGGCATCGGTACGCTGGTGGGCGTGGTGCTGGGCTTCACCGCCGCCTATTTCGGCGGCTGGATCGATGGCACGGTGCGCACGATCTGCCAGATTTTGACGCCCATTCCGGTGCTGCTGATCCAGGTCGTCGCGGCGGGCTCACTCGACAAGCGCGACGTCACCATCGTCACCATGGCGATCATTGTCGCCATGCTGGCCTGGATGGGCCCAACCCTCGTGATCCGGGCGCAAGTGCTGACCATGAAGGAGCGCCAGTTCGTGGCCGTCGCCAAGCTTTCGGGCGTTTCGGACATGGGCATCATCTTCAAGGAAATCTTGCCCAATCTCCTGCCCTTCATCGCCGCCGCCTTTGTCGGCCAGGTCTTTGCCGCCGTGTTCGCCTCCTTCTATCTTGCCGTTCTCGGTCTTGGGCCCCTACGCGAGCCGCTCTTGGGTAACATCATCTGGGCGGCCCAGAGCCAGGGCGCGTTCTTTAATGGCTGGTGGTGGTGGCCGCTCGAGCCGGCCTTCGCCATGATCCTGATCCTGGGGGCACTGGCCTTGGTCAATATGGGGCTGGACGAGTTGGCCAATCCCCGCGTCAGAAGGACGGAGTAG
- a CDS encoding ABC transporter ATP-binding protein — translation MAAVTLDPVSAPTPHAGVLAQPAPSPVLRVNQLAVTYYTDLGRARALDDVSFTLNAGQKLGMVGESGSGKSTLALAMMRMIKPPGRIEGGEVFVGDTELMGLNEEAMRRARLSKIAYIPQGAMNSLNPVIRIGAQMVDAVKAHLPGESRAAIQDRCRQALRSVDLDPGVFNMYAHELSGGMKQRVCIAIGVLLEPSVIIADEPTSALDVVTQRQVMETIDRVQDQIGAAVILIGHDMGLMAQFVDRVAVMYAGRLVEISSVREMFTNPKHPYARALISSLPNLDNRGVFQGIPGLAPSLLRVPSGCAFHPRCPFAMDVCTTVRPEVLELEGGRRVACHLFDEEARHD, via the coding sequence ATGGCTGCCGTGACCCTCGACCCCGTGAGCGCGCCAACGCCCCATGCCGGGGTGTTGGCGCAGCCAGCGCCCAGCCCGGTGCTGCGCGTCAACCAGCTCGCGGTCACCTACTACACCGATCTCGGCCGGGCCCGCGCGCTCGACGATGTCAGCTTCACCCTCAATGCCGGCCAGAAGCTGGGCATGGTCGGAGAGTCGGGCTCGGGCAAGAGCACCTTGGCGCTCGCCATGATGCGCATGATCAAGCCCCCCGGGCGCATCGAGGGCGGCGAAGTCTTTGTGGGCGACACCGAGCTCATGGGCCTGAACGAAGAAGCCATGCGCCGGGCGCGGCTGAGCAAAATCGCCTATATTCCGCAAGGGGCGATGAACTCGCTCAACCCCGTGATCCGCATCGGCGCGCAGATGGTCGATGCCGTCAAGGCGCATCTGCCGGGGGAAAGCCGCGCCGCCATCCAGGATCGTTGCCGGCAGGCGCTGCGCTCGGTCGATCTCGATCCCGGCGTCTTCAACATGTATGCCCATGAGTTGTCGGGCGGCATGAAGCAGCGGGTGTGCATCGCCATTGGCGTGCTGCTCGAGCCCAGCGTCATCATCGCCGATGAGCCCACCAGTGCGCTCGATGTGGTCACCCAACGCCAGGTGATGGAAACCATCGACCGGGTGCAAGACCAGATCGGCGCCGCCGTGATCCTGATCGGCCACGACATGGGGCTGATGGCCCAGTTCGTCGATCGGGTGGCGGTGATGTATGCCGGGCGGCTCGTGGAGATCTCAAGCGTACGCGAGATGTTCACCAACCCCAAGCACCCCTATGCAAGGGCGCTGATCTCGAGCCTGCCCAATCTCGACAATCGCGGCGTGTTCCAGGGCATTCCGGGTCTTGCCCCTTCGCTGCTGCGTGTCCCGAGCGGCTGTGCCTTTCACCCGCGCTGTCCCTTTGCCATGGACGTCTGCACCACGGTGCGGCCCGAAGTGCTGGAACTGGAAGGCGGGCGGCGCGTCGCCTGCCACCTGTTTGACGAGGAGGCCCGCCATGACTGA
- a CDS encoding ABC transporter ATP-binding protein yields MTELLELRGVSKVYTRGLTHSHPTVALREISLTLKEDEPTILTVAGESGSGKTTLAMLLLGFISPTMGEILYKGRNITTLTGPERLAYRREVQAVFQDPFAVFNPFYTVDHLLTVPIKRFKLASTRAEARARMEEALNAVGLRPEDVLGRFPHQLSGGQRQRINVARALLLKPRLLIADEPVSMVDASLRATILETLRNLQRDYGVSIIYITHDLTTAYHIAKSIIVLYRGGVMEAGDVDRVIKSPQHPYTQLLVDSIPWPNLEQRWGEQSIMARESTAPPPGACPFMPRCPKAMPVCASRPPLFQINPHQAAACYLHERQPQLVAEKLSELLPA; encoded by the coding sequence ATGACTGAACTGCTCGAACTGCGCGGGGTCTCGAAAGTCTATACCCGCGGGCTGACCCATTCCCACCCCACCGTGGCGCTGCGCGAGATATCGCTGACCCTCAAGGAGGACGAGCCCACCATCCTCACTGTTGCTGGCGAAAGCGGTAGCGGCAAGACGACGCTAGCCATGCTGCTGCTGGGCTTCATCAGCCCCACAATGGGGGAAATCCTCTATAAGGGCCGCAATATCACGACCCTGACGGGACCCGAGCGACTGGCCTATCGGCGCGAAGTGCAGGCGGTGTTCCAGGATCCTTTCGCGGTCTTTAATCCCTTCTATACCGTCGACCACCTGCTGACGGTGCCGATCAAGCGCTTCAAGCTGGCAAGCACAAGGGCTGAAGCGCGGGCGCGCATGGAAGAAGCGCTCAACGCCGTGGGGTTGCGCCCCGAAGACGTACTCGGGCGCTTTCCGCACCAGCTTTCGGGCGGGCAGCGCCAGCGCATCAATGTCGCCCGCGCCTTGTTGCTGAAGCCGCGCCTGCTGATCGCCGACGAGCCGGTGTCCATGGTGGATGCCTCCCTGCGCGCCACGATCCTCGAAACCCTGCGCAATCTGCAGCGCGATTATGGCGTCTCCATCATCTACATCACCCACGACCTAACCACGGCCTACCACATCGCCAAGTCGATCATCGTGCTTTATCGCGGTGGGGTGATGGAGGCGGGGGATGTCGATCGGGTGATCAAGTCGCCCCAGCACCCCTATACCCAGCTGCTGGTCGATTCCATTCCCTGGCCCAATCTCGAGCAGCGCTGGGGCGAGCAATCGATCATGGCGCGCGAAAGCACCGCGCCACCGCCCGGCGCCTGCCCCTTCATGCCGCGCTGTCCCAAGGCCATGCCGGTTTGCGCCAGCCGCCCGCCGCTGTTCCAGATCAATCCGCACCAGGCGGCCGCTTGCTACCTGCATGAGCGGCAGCCTCAACTCGTGGCTGAAAAGCTCTCCGAACTCCTGCCTGCCTGA
- a CDS encoding mannonate dehydratase, whose protein sequence is MLEIAEFISPTPSPVWQLALQAGVNLAVGGLPFDSLRPGERLGDLAPLSRMQQSYQDAGFELRVIEARPPLNLAKRGLPGRDEEIDVVCELLTSMGKLGIGVWCYEWMTDFNWVRTNMATPSRGGSVVTSFNLDDVPEDLTSNPPIGEEALWENLQYFLARVLPVAEQAGVKLSMHPDDPPITPIRGVSRIMRSIENYQRLLAMAPSPMNTITLCQGNFTLMTDDLPREIRRFGDKISFVHFRDVRGVPTRFEETWHDDGKTDMLACMQAYRDIGFSGVLRPDHVPTVAGDSNDNAGYSAFGRLYAIGYIRGLHEAVYAQ, encoded by the coding sequence ATGCTCGAAATCGCCGAATTCATCAGTCCCACGCCATCGCCGGTCTGGCAGCTTGCCTTGCAGGCCGGGGTGAACCTTGCCGTGGGCGGGCTGCCCTTTGACAGCTTGCGCCCGGGGGAAAGGCTGGGGGATCTCGCTCCGCTCAGCCGCATGCAGCAAAGCTACCAAGATGCCGGCTTTGAGCTGCGCGTCATCGAGGCGCGCCCGCCGCTTAATTTGGCCAAGCGCGGCTTGCCGGGGCGGGACGAAGAGATCGATGTCGTCTGCGAACTCCTTACCAGCATGGGCAAGCTCGGCATCGGCGTCTGGTGCTATGAATGGATGACCGATTTCAACTGGGTGCGCACCAATATGGCGACGCCCTCGCGCGGGGGCTCGGTGGTCACGAGCTTCAATCTCGATGATGTTCCCGAGGACCTGACGAGCAATCCGCCCATCGGCGAGGAAGCGCTTTGGGAGAACCTCCAATATTTCCTCGCGCGCGTGCTGCCGGTGGCCGAACAAGCCGGGGTCAAGCTCTCCATGCATCCCGACGACCCGCCGATCACCCCGATCCGGGGCGTCAGCCGCATCATGCGCAGCATCGAGAACTACCAGCGCCTCCTGGCCATGGCGCCCAGCCCGATGAACACCATTACCCTGTGCCAGGGCAATTTCACCCTGATGACCGATGACCTCCCCCGCGAGATCAGGCGCTTTGGCGACAAGATCTCCTTTGTGCATTTCCGCGATGTGCGGGGCGTGCCCACGCGGTTCGAGGAAACCTGGCACGACGACGGCAAGACCGACATGCTCGCCTGCATGCAGGCCTATCGCGACATCGGGTTCAGCGGCGTCCTGCGGCCCGACCATGTGCCCACCGTTGCGGGCGATAGCAACGATAATGCCGGCTATTCCGCCTTCGGGCGGCTTTACGCCATTGGTTACATCCGCGGCCTGCACGAGGCCGTTTATGCGCAATAG
- a CDS encoding NAD(P)-dependent oxidoreductase — MRIAVTGASGGIGRAIVKEAEARGHTVVGIDRVEHPDVAASGERRFVLADMDNYDALLDAFAGCDAVIHMAAIPSPGRHPDHIVHNNNVVGSYNALQAAVENGIRRLCQASSVNAIGHSFSRAPRYDYFPIDESHPNYAEDPYSLSKWICEQQADAFIRRYPEMVIASMRFHYVCDDRSIAKALYDPNPEIAKHLWAYTRRDAAADACLLSLEASIEGHEAFYIVAPDTISDTPSRELARQYFPQIPLRDGWGGHQSFFNSAKAERMLGWRHGHVPPERLTD, encoded by the coding sequence ATGAGAATTGCAGTTACCGGCGCCAGCGGCGGCATTGGCCGCGCCATTGTCAAAGAGGCCGAGGCCCGCGGCCACACGGTGGTCGGCATCGACCGGGTCGAGCACCCCGATGTCGCGGCCAGCGGCGAGCGCCGCTTCGTTCTGGCCGACATGGACAATTACGATGCCCTGCTCGACGCCTTTGCCGGCTGCGATGCGGTGATCCACATGGCCGCCATTCCGTCCCCCGGCCGCCATCCCGATCACATCGTGCACAACAACAATGTGGTGGGCAGCTATAATGCGCTCCAGGCCGCCGTCGAGAACGGCATCCGGCGGCTCTGCCAGGCCTCGAGCGTCAATGCCATTGGCCATTCCTTCAGCCGCGCGCCGCGCTATGATTATTTCCCCATCGACGAGAGCCATCCCAACTACGCCGAGGACCCCTATAGCCTCTCCAAATGGATCTGCGAGCAGCAGGCCGACGCCTTTATCCGGCGCTATCCGGAGATGGTGATCGCTTCCATGCGCTTTCATTATGTCTGCGATGACCGCTCCATCGCCAAGGCGCTCTATGACCCCAATCCCGAGATCGCCAAGCATCTCTGGGCCTATACCAGGCGCGATGCGGCGGCCGATGCGTGCCTCTTGAGCCTCGAAGCTTCCATCGAGGGTCACGAGGCCTTCTATATCGTGGCGCCCGACACGATTTCGGACACGCCGAGCCGGGAGCTGGCGCGCCAGTATTTTCCGCAGATCCCGCTGCGCGATGGCTGGGGCGGGCACCAGAGCTTTTTCAACTCGGCCAAGGCCGAGCGCATGCTGGGCTGGCGGCACGGCCATGTGCCGCCCGAGCGCCTGACCGACTAG
- a CDS encoding cupin domain-containing protein encodes MAKQLTLECNSNGKTQHRPQRRSAGRARPGQTAVVRPDQPGPWRGHLPGEALGTTTTILAYGNEAVGTGPALHVHPYDELFVVVEGRGRFYVGDAVIDAQAGEVVLGPKGLPHRFENLGPGRLQTIDIHLGPQWRQADL; translated from the coding sequence ATGGCCAAGCAACTCACCTTGGAGTGCAACAGCAATGGCAAAACTCAGCATCGACCCCAGCGCCGCAGTGCCGGACGGGCGCGCCCCGGCCAAACAGCAGTTGTTCGACCCGACCAGCCCGGCCCCTGGCGCGGTCACCTTCCGGGCGAGGCACTGGGCACCACGACCACGATCCTCGCCTATGGCAATGAGGCGGTGGGCACGGGGCCGGCCCTGCATGTCCATCCCTATGACGAGCTCTTTGTGGTGGTGGAAGGCCGCGGGCGCTTTTATGTCGGCGATGCGGTGATCGACGCGCAGGCCGGCGAGGTCGTGCTCGGCCCCAAGGGGCTGCCGCACCGGTTCGAAAATCTGGGGCCCGGCCGGCTGCAAACCATCGACATCCATCTCGGACCCCAATGGCGGCAGGCCGACCTCTAG
- a CDS encoding ABC transporter ATP-binding protein yields MSKSAEIDLASVSKIYGKTTAVDSISLKIPGGSYCCLLGPSGCGKTSTLRMIAGHETVSIGDIVLGKQVVTDLPPAKRGTAMMFQSYALFPHLDLVDNVAFSLKMAGVDKSTRRARALELLKLMQMDAYADRRPGQLSGGQQQRVALARALITDPEALLLDEPLSALDPFLKIRMRAELKKLQKQLGITFVHVTHSQEEAMALADLVVVMSNGRIEQAATPREVFERPATAFVARFMGDHNVISGKVTGAGDGLVDFTVVGGGSFSATGAPLPLGADMDVAVRTDHVRIGDSPQPGLGFTGIISNIEYRGATVKLTVEGAGISEFTAIITDTAFYATPVAVGDAVPLHWDAGDAIVLARPDA; encoded by the coding sequence ATGTCCAAGTCTGCCGAGATCGATCTTGCTTCTGTTTCCAAGATCTACGGCAAGACCACGGCCGTCGACAGCATCAGCCTCAAGATCCCCGGCGGCAGTTATTGCTGTCTGCTCGGCCCTTCGGGCTGTGGCAAGACCTCCACCCTGCGCATGATTGCCGGGCATGAAACCGTCTCGATCGGGGACATTGTTCTGGGCAAGCAGGTGGTGACCGACCTGCCACCGGCCAAGCGCGGCACGGCGATGATGTTCCAGTCCTATGCGCTGTTTCCCCATCTCGATCTGGTCGACAATGTCGCCTTCAGCCTCAAAATGGCGGGGGTCGACAAGTCGACCCGCCGCGCGCGGGCGCTCGAGCTGCTCAAGCTGATGCAGATGGATGCCTATGCCGACCGCCGTCCCGGCCAGCTTTCGGGCGGCCAGCAGCAGCGCGTGGCCCTGGCGCGGGCGCTGATCACCGATCCCGAAGCGCTGCTGCTGGATGAGCCGCTCTCGGCGCTCGATCCCTTCCTCAAGATCCGCATGCGTGCCGAGCTCAAGAAGCTGCAAAAGCAGCTCGGCATCACCTTTGTCCATGTCACCCACAGCCAGGAAGAAGCCATGGCGCTGGCCGACCTCGTCGTGGTGATGAGCAATGGCCGGATCGAGCAGGCCGCCACCCCGCGCGAAGTGTTCGAGCGCCCGGCGACTGCCTTTGTTGCCCGCTTCATGGGCGATCATAATGTCATTTCGGGCAAGGTCACCGGCGCCGGCGACGGCCTGGTGGATTTTACCGTGGTCGGCGGCGGCAGCTTTTCCGCCACCGGCGCACCCCTGCCGCTGGGCGCCGATATGGATGTCGCCGTGCGCACCGACCATGTCCGGATCGGGGACAGCCCGCAGCCGGGCCTCGGGTTCACCGGCATCATCTCCAACATCGAATATCGCGGCGCCACGGTGAAGCTCACCGTGGAGGGCGCCGGGATCAGCGAATTCACCGCCATCATCACCGACACCGCCTTTTACGCGACCCCGGTCGCGGTGGGCGATGCGGTGCCCCTCCATTGGGATGCCGGGGACGCCATCGTCCTCGCCCGACCCGATGCGTAA
- a CDS encoding PotD/PotF family extracellular solute-binding protein: MTAKSDIKSGVSRRNFLKTSAAAAVGASLGSGVITGFPTIWAQNPITLRQFGTGVSNLNAIAEKCKEDLGITIQMTATDSDAAAQRAVTQPDSYDIADVEYWILKKVFPAGVIQPMDISRLTHYDQIVPLFKTGKLLPDSVIAQGTAPHTVGFVEGPDSRDFAKGETDWFTMVPTIYNADTLGIRPDLVGREISSWADIMDPAFKGKSAIINVPSIGIMDAAMIMEAMGLITYGDKGNMTTEEIDATVDFLIKAKQDGQFRAFWKSFDESVNLMSSGEVVIQSMWSPAVAAVRSKGIACTYQPLKEGYRSWGGGMGLAAHLSGAQLDAAYEYINWYTSGWVGGYLNRQGYYSANMETAKQHMTPDEWGFWIEGKPAQGDILAPDGTVMEKAGAVRDGGSFEERMGKVACWNSVMDEDRYMVRRWNEFIAA; the protein is encoded by the coding sequence ATGACCGCCAAGAGTGACATCAAGTCCGGTGTCAGCCGCCGCAACTTTCTCAAGACCAGCGCTGCCGCCGCGGTCGGCGCCAGCCTGGGTTCGGGTGTTATTACGGGCTTTCCGACTATCTGGGCGCAAAACCCCATCACCCTGCGCCAGTTCGGCACCGGCGTGAGCAACCTCAACGCCATTGCCGAAAAGTGCAAGGAAGATCTCGGCATCACCATCCAGATGACGGCCACCGACAGCGATGCGGCCGCCCAGCGTGCCGTGACCCAGCCCGACAGCTACGACATCGCCGATGTGGAATACTGGATCCTCAAAAAGGTCTTCCCGGCCGGAGTGATCCAGCCCATGGATATCAGCCGGCTGACGCATTACGACCAGATCGTGCCGCTGTTCAAGACCGGCAAGCTGCTGCCCGACAGCGTCATCGCCCAGGGCACCGCGCCCCATACGGTGGGCTTTGTGGAAGGCCCCGACAGCCGCGACTTCGCCAAGGGCGAAACGGACTGGTTCACCATGGTCCCCACCATCTACAATGCCGATACGCTGGGTATCCGGCCCGATCTGGTGGGTCGTGAGATTTCCTCCTGGGCCGATATCATGGACCCCGCCTTCAAGGGCAAGTCGGCCATCATCAACGTGCCCTCGATCGGCATCATGGATGCCGCCATGATCATGGAAGCCATGGGGCTCATCACCTATGGCGACAAGGGCAACATGACCACCGAAGAGATCGATGCCACCGTCGATTTCCTGATCAAGGCCAAGCAGGATGGCCAGTTCCGCGCCTTCTGGAAGAGCTTTGACGAAAGCGTCAACCTCATGAGCTCGGGCGAGGTGGTGATCCAGTCCATGTGGTCGCCGGCCGTGGCGGCAGTGCGCTCCAAGGGCATTGCCTGCACCTACCAGCCCCTCAAGGAAGGCTATCGCTCCTGGGGCGGCGGCATGGGTCTGGCGGCGCACCTGTCGGGTGCCCAGCTCGACGCGGCCTATGAATATATCAACTGGTACACCTCGGGCTGGGTCGGCGGCTATCTCAACCGGCAGGGCTATTATTCGGCCAATATGGAAACGGCCAAGCAGCACATGACCCCCGACGAATGGGGCTTCTGGATCGAAGGCAAGCCCGCCCAGGGCGATATTCTCGCGCCCGATGGCACGGTGATGGAAAAGGCCGGCGCCGTGCGCGATGGCGGCTCGTTCGAAGAGCGCATGGGCAAGGTCGCCTGCTGGAACTCGGTGATGGACGAGGACCGCTACATGGTCCGCCGCTGGAACGAGTTCATCGCCGCCTGA
- a CDS encoding ABC transporter permease, translating into MTALLARATPYLQATPLLLILGFFLAVPILLLLVVSFWDYDFAGIYPDFLTLNYAEALGSWVTWRIYANTLKYAVIVWAITALVGFWVAYFLAFHVRTATMQMVLFLICTVPFLTSNIIRMISWIPVLGRNGLINSGLTGSGIIEQPIEWLLYSDFAVVLAMVHLYTLFMVTPIFNAMMRIDKSLVEAARDAGAKDWQVIWNVVLPLAKPGIAIGTIFVVTLVMADFSTVQVMSGGQSASVALMMRNQMSLLQYPAAAANAIVLLVLVLLMVAGMLRIVDIRKEL; encoded by the coding sequence ATGACCGCTTTGCTCGCCCGCGCCACGCCTTATCTGCAGGCGACGCCGCTGTTGTTGATCCTCGGCTTTTTCCTTGCCGTCCCGATCCTGCTGCTGCTGGTGGTCAGCTTCTGGGATTATGACTTTGCCGGCATCTATCCCGATTTCCTCACCCTCAACTATGCCGAAGCGCTGGGCTCCTGGGTCACCTGGCGCATCTATGCCAATACGCTCAAATATGCGGTCATCGTCTGGGCGATCACCGCTTTGGTGGGCTTCTGGGTCGCCTATTTCCTCGCTTTTCATGTGCGCACCGCGACCATGCAGATGGTGCTGTTCCTCATCTGCACCGTGCCGTTCCTCACCTCCAACATCATCCGCATGATTTCCTGGATCCCCGTGCTGGGGCGCAACGGGCTGATCAATTCGGGGCTGACTGGATCGGGGATCATCGAACAACCCATCGAGTGGCTGTTGTATTCCGACTTCGCCGTCGTGCTCGCCATGGTCCATCTTTATACGCTCTTCATGGTCACCCCGATCTTCAACGCCATGATGCGGATCGACAAATCCCTCGTTGAAGCGGCGCGCGATGCAGGCGCCAAGGACTGGCAGGTGATCTGGAACGTCGTGCTGCCGCTGGCCAAGCCCGGCATCGCCATCGGCACCATCTTTGTCGTCACCCTGGTGATGGCCGATTTTTCCACCGTGCAGGTGATGAGCGGGGGCCAAAGCGCGTCGGTAGCGCTGATGATGCGCAACCAGATGAGCCTTCTGCAATATCCGGCGGCCGCCGCCAATGCGATCGTGCTGCTGGTGCTGGTGCTCCTCATGGTCGCCGGCATGCTGCGCATCGTTGATATTCGCAAGGAGCTCTAG
- a CDS encoding ABC transporter permease: MEREKRSPGFYLLAGFFGLFVLFLYGPLSAVFILSFQGPQGGLTFPLNGVSLRWFQNLFEAQAVGDFGASFGRSFALGLMVMAGTVLVSLLAGLAFRRRFLGATPLFYLTVASLVVPSIIVSLGIGVLFQQIGWRPNWFSSGFGAHLTWTLPFGVLIMFAVFNRFSPSYEEAARDLGASNWQTFRHVVLPMIAPSLIGVGLFGFSLSYDEFARTLMTSGSANTLPLEIYGMTTNVTTPVLYALGTVTTLFSFLVILVTLSTILWINRRRVRA, translated from the coding sequence ATGGAACGCGAAAAGCGCAGCCCCGGCTTTTACCTGCTGGCCGGCTTTTTCGGCCTCTTTGTGCTGTTTCTCTACGGCCCTTTGTCGGCCGTGTTTATCCTCAGCTTTCAGGGGCCGCAGGGCGGGCTAACCTTTCCGCTCAATGGCGTGTCACTGCGCTGGTTTCAGAACCTCTTCGAGGCCCAGGCGGTGGGGGATTTCGGCGCCAGCTTCGGGCGCTCCTTTGCGCTGGGGCTAATGGTGATGGCGGGCACCGTGCTGGTCTCGTTGCTGGCGGGGCTGGCCTTTCGCCGCCGGTTTCTGGGCGCAACGCCCCTCTTCTACCTGACGGTCGCGAGCCTCGTTGTGCCCTCCATCATCGTTTCGCTCGGCATCGGCGTGTTGTTCCAGCAGATCGGCTGGCGCCCCAACTGGTTCAGCTCCGGCTTTGGCGCGCATCTGACCTGGACGCTGCCTTTTGGCGTGCTGATCATGTTTGCGGTGTTCAACCGCTTTTCCCCGAGCTACGAGGAAGCCGCGCGCGATCTGGGGGCCAGCAACTGGCAGACCTTTCGCCATGTCGTCTTGCCCATGATCGCACCCAGCCTGATCGGCGTGGGGCTTTTCGGTTTCTCGCTGAGCTATGACGAGTTTGCCAGGACGCTGATGACCTCCGGCAGCGCCAACACTTTGCCGCTCGAAATCTACGGCATGACCACCAATGTCACGACCCCGGTGCTCTATGCGCTAGGGACGGTCACGACACTGTTCTCGTTCCTCGTGATCCTCGTGACCCTGAGCACCATCCTCTGGATCAACCGCCGGCGGGTGCGGGCATGA
- a CDS encoding aspartate/glutamate racemase family protein, producing the protein MNRIAVINPNTTASMTATIAAAARLVAAPTTEIVPLTSSMGPVSIEGYYDEAFALPGLLREIGQAEGEGARAAVIACFDDTGLDAARAMATIPVLGICEAALATAAFLAKRFTVVTTTERSRVPIEELAQRYGMSGRARIRAADIPVLALDDPASGARERLRAEIDRAIGEDKAEAIVLGCAGMADLARALQEELGLPVIDGVGAAVKQAEALIALGLRTSKRGSYAPPLPKPYKGELSAFAPRE; encoded by the coding sequence ATGAACCGCATCGCCGTCATCAATCCCAACACCACCGCCAGCATGACCGCGACCATTGCCGCAGCGGCCCGGCTAGTGGCCGCGCCCACGACCGAGATCGTGCCGCTCACTTCTTCCATGGGGCCGGTCTCCATCGAAGGCTATTACGACGAAGCCTTTGCCTTGCCTGGATTGCTGCGTGAGATCGGCCAGGCGGAGGGGGAGGGGGCCCGGGCCGCAGTGATCGCCTGTTTCGATGATACCGGGCTCGATGCCGCCCGAGCCATGGCCACCATTCCCGTGCTCGGCATTTGCGAAGCGGCGCTCGCCACCGCGGCCTTCCTCGCCAAGCGCTTCACGGTCGTGACCACCACCGAGCGCTCGCGCGTGCCCATCGAGGAGCTGGCGCAGCGCTATGGCATGTCCGGGCGCGCCCGTATCCGCGCCGCCGACATTCCGGTCCTGGCGCTCGATGATCCAGCCTCGGGCGCGCGCGAGCGGCTGCGGGCGGAAATCGATCGTGCCATCGGCGAGGACAAGGCGGAGGCCATCGTCCTGGGTTGCGCGGGGATGGCCGACCTGGCGCGGGCGCTGCAGGAGGAACTCGGGCTGCCGGTGATCGATGGCGTGGGCGCCGCGGTCAAACAGGCCGAAGCGCTAATCGCGCTGGGCCTGCGCACCAGCAAACGCGGCAGCTATGCCCCGCCCCTGCCCAAGCCCTACAAGGGCGAACTCAGCGCTTTCGCGCCACGAGAATAG